In Lycium ferocissimum isolate CSIRO_LF1 chromosome 3, AGI_CSIRO_Lferr_CH_V1, whole genome shotgun sequence, the genomic window CAAAAAGGGTATAATTTGTAATTAAGATCATACTTTTATGATTTAAAACCACGGAATTGAAGTTTATATTTCACTTGCATTGTCTTTTGAAACCCTTAAATAAATGGAGGGAAATGAAACATACCACTGTGTACTATCAGCATTTATTTTCTTGAAGCTCTTAAATTGATCCTTTCATACTAGTAGTTGTAGCAGTACCCTTGTAGTTTATTGTCTTTCGATTTCTACGATTATCTGGTGTTTCTTGTGCTTCGATTATCGTATTCATTTGTGGTAATTGTTTTATAAAGTATTTTGCCCTGACCTTTTatactgctttgaattgcttgtttTTATGCCGAGGGTTTACTAGAAACAGCATCTcaacctcccaaggtaggggtaagatcAGGGTACACTCTACTCTCCcaaaccccactttgtgggatttcactggatatgttgttgaaGCTCTTAAACTGATAGAAGTAATAGTATTTTCCACTGTGTATAGTCACAATGTATGTGCATTTTCTTTTCAAGCCCGTGCATTTTCTTTTCAAGCCCATGcattttgtaaattttcttttgCAATTCGTTTTCCCTAAAACAAAATTCGTGTTTTTTGCCTAATTCATTGTGTTGGAACCTGTTAAACTTTAATTAATATATTGCGGTTTGATTACCAGAACCGAACTATATTGATTTCTATTAATCCTGCAGCTTGGTGTCCTTGTTGAGTTCAATATGGTTGTAATGTTCTCTGTGAGATTGTCTCGAAATCATTCAGTACTGTTGTTCCTCATAAATCTCACAATACTAAAGTGAAACAGGCTAGCTTTTGATGTCATTGGTAACTCTATTAAGTGTAATATTTTTCATTGCATGTTATGAAATTAAGATGTGGAGGTCTGTCATGGTAATATCAGAACCTCATACAATATACCTAGGCTTTATGACCTTGAATAGATTTCATTCGCATCATTTGCTGTTTTCATTAGAATGATAACCACATACTTCAGACTCTAATCTAAAATGGAGCCATTTATTTCTGACCCTTTCCGTTTAGAAGTTCGTCGACACATTCTCTCCAACATAGAGATCAGGTATTGTTCTAAGGATAAACAATTCCTCCAATGTTTTTTACCAAGAAAATGGAAACAACATAGAATGAGATGTGGTTTGTTAAATGTGCTATAAAGTTTCTGATACAAAATTTGAACTGTACTGCTTTTACTACAACATTGTTTATATCTAGGCTAAAACTTCTTGTTGTTATACTAGTCTTTCGGTTATTTATGCTTACCAACCCTTTTAAATGATTTATCCTCTCCATAGGGCCCAATATCTATAGAGTGTCTTTTCCTGTCAATTTTCTAGTCCCAATAATGCCAAATAAATTCCGCCTCATGTTTGTTTCTTAGCAGTTATCACTCAGTCTCTTGTGTTGCTGCTTTATGATTGATTGTTATGGGCTTTGGAACAATTATATTGGCTTGTATCTTGGAAACAGAGAAAACCTTCCAATGCTTGGTTCTTGTTTATTTGATGTTGTTATCCATGACATATAGCtgtcttttttcttctttttcctagAAGATTAATCTGTATCTGGGAAGATTGGCAGTCGACTTGAAGTTGGGTTTGAGCTACAATTAGTATCATGTCCCAGTAAGAATTTCTCatcctctttattttcttattatgcAGTCATTTGTAcgtcaattcttttaattccctTTTGGCGTTTTTGCTTCCTCTTGGTGcctttctttttggtttttatttCTCTACATTTGAACTCTCATGTATTATGAGTTTATCATGAATTCTTGTTGTATCTTTTGGATGTTCATGGCTaactgaataaataaataatttccaGATATGGTATAGTATCTCTCCAAGTTGAATTTACTTAACATGATTTTAACCCTATGATTGATTTGCTTGTAAAGTATAACTGAGTATACATTTGAAGTCTTaatattgatgtttcattatttagGTATGCTCCAGATGTGTCCAAATATTGGATGGATTTGCCGAGGTATAGCCAAGAGTATATTAATGGTGTTCAATGTTTCTTGGACTTTGCTTACACGGCTGGAGATCCTCAAGGCGAAGAAATTCAATGTCCTTGTGCAAAGTGTTGTAATATCCCTTGGTATCGAAGGAACATAATATATGATCATCTAATATGCTATGGATTCGTTCAAGGTTATACAAGATGGATTAATCATGGGGAATGGAGTAACTTTGGTGGTGAATCAGTGACAACGAGTTATCTAAAAATAGACGAAGAAATTAGCAAATTCAAACACCAATATGCTGAGGATGTTGCTTCTTTAAGAAGTGACATACAAAAATTGAAGGAAGAAGTGCTAGAATTACGACATTTTATGAACACATTGGTGCAAAACAACTGTGTATTGGACATTCAGGATGTGGCAGAGTATGCTGGATCTAGTCTACCAGCTGATGCAAATAGTGCAGGGGACGTGAGAGACCAAAATCTTTCACATTCACCAGGATCAATTCATGTTCTGAGTCATAAAAAGGTATTTTGCACTATTTAGTTTTTCACTCGTCACCTTAATTTTCACCATTGCTAAGCTTTAGCTATGCAAAATTGAGATACAATTGGTGAATCGTAATACttgtatgttattgttgtacaACAGATGTAACTAATGTACCTAGTTACCTACAGAGTGGCCGGAGGGAAATGTCCAATGTATTCTCACAATACCTTTGAATTGATAGAGCTTGGAAGACTAATCTGGGTGCGCATCATCTGCGACAGAAAAATTCAACGAAGGACCAAGAAATTGTTAGACTTATGATGTAAGTTTTCAGAATGCGAAGACTGTTAAATTGTACTTTCACCTACTTTTTAACTTGAAATCCCAAAGACTTCTTGTGGTGGACCATGGCAAATTCCAGTGATGTTGTTTAtgtacttgttaattttaaattcTGTTTCAATGCGtgattgattttacttgattgCCCATTCATATAAGAGTGAGTAGCTATCAAGAGTTTTTCTGGTCTAGAGCATGGCAAATTTCTATATTGGGGATGACAGTTAAGAGTTAATTTCTATATTGGGCAAAATCTCTCTTATCATTTTCTTTTCGCTCACTATCATCATTTATGACACTTATAGCATTATTCCTCAGAATAATCTTCCTCCGGACCAttgatgcttttttttttttttaataaaaaaatagtggTGTTCGAGTCAACTTGTATGCACCTTGATTATTTTGCTACTTTCTACTAGCATAGGTATCATGCCTTTTTGTCCACCACGATTTAAACAGATAGGAAGAAATCAAtcagtgtattttttttttttttctgctggGCCTGAACCTTGGTCTTCCAtagtcttttattttattttcattgacCGCTAGGCCATATCTGTCTCTTGGGTTCCTGATATGTGCTTATTTGTCTGGTAAAGATATGTGCAAAACACAAGTTTTGACTGATACACTGAGAACTCCTCCCCTGGCCGCTGCTTTTCTTCGATGGATAACGTCAATAGCATTAGAGGAAACTACTTCTCAATTCAATATGTTTTGATGTCTACGCTATTCAAAGTTCAATAAGAAATTGTTAAAAGTAATTGAAACtacaaaagaagattaaacttGTTTGCATTACACACTGTTCTTGCTTGTTCGAAAACCTTAAAATATTATTACTCAAGTGGTAAGAAACATTACATCGTTTCATTTCTATAGATCCGAGGAACAGAGAGCAAGGTTGACCTGCAAATACTTAGGTCCATGGTCATTATACAAGAAGTTAACAAAGGCTTGAATCTAACTACATATATACAAGTATCAAATTCATAAGCATGTAGACAATTTCTAACAACTGAGACGGTACTAAAAGCTTTAACAAAACACAAGATATGATGAACAAATACATAAAACAAATATGCAAGTGATAATTCACATATTATTAGTTACAGTTTTATAACAGCAAGACACATTCAGGTACCTAAATAAGGACTAGAGAATAACCTAGCTACCTACGGCACAACCACCTCTTCAGCAGCAAGTAGGACGTGTTGCTTTCTGATCAAACTGTGTACATACAAAAAATTCTTGAAAGATATATTTATACTGCTATTTAGATCTGTAAACATTTGTTCAGCTTCAGAGCTTCCCTTCAATCCTTGCATTTGTAAGACCAATGCATGCATCCACAAAATCTTCATCTATGAAGTCTGATGAAAATATTTGCAATCGATCACCATAACCTCGTGAAATACATTCCATTACGAACAGCCTTGCATATGGATGAATACGGTTAGCCACTGGTTTCACCCACAGGACTGGATTATCTGCCTGTGGTGTCACCGTGTTCTCCACCCTGTAAAAGAATTTTCGGGAATTAACCGGTGGTTGCTCACTCAAATGCTTCATGTTACTTTTGAACTTCTTTTCAGGTAAGTCAGTGTCTATCCAGTTATCTTTTAGGTAACATGCACTCCATAAAGGACTTCCATGCTTTGGTTCAGGTGATTTTCTTGGTTTCCAAATGCATATTACTCGTTTTGGCAATAACTCTGCAATTGtcttgttgaaaatattgtcgTCTTGGTGGATGAGAAACTCCCCTAGCTCATCCTCCAAGTACTTATCAAAATCCGGTGGATCATCATGGCCAAACTCTGTTCGGATTTCCAGAATTATTATCTCTGAATGAGTTTCTGACAGGAACTTCTTGATGTCGTTGATAACAACGTCAACGTTGTAGCAAAGAAGGATGCCATGGCATATACGGCGATCTTCTTGAACACGAATGTCAAGAACGCGGACACCATTTACCAATTGTTGATAAATGGACAAAGATTGGCATTGAGCGAAAGGGCGAGTGATTAATGGGATTCCAATCTGGTCAGTTGCAGAATCATGCGTCCCTACAGAGGTGGATGATGCtaggaaaataagaaaacataatCGAAGAAGAAATGACTTTGACGCGTGAAATAATAGACTTTCCTTAAAGAAATATTAACCGTATACATATTAGGAAAAATACAGTTCTCTAAAGGATATAACAAAGCCTATGTTTATACTTGCGTATTTTtcttggccacttcatgaaagaAGACCCACTTTATAGAGTTAGAAATTGATAATTCTGAATAATcatcttatttcatgaacattCATGTCCATTTAGATTCAAGTTTTGAATAAAACCTTAAAATACTAAGGCTTTTGATATTTCAAGCCTCAAACTCATTTCACCTTCTGTTATGGACAGTTCCACTTCATACATATTACAAAC contains:
- the LOC132049893 gene encoding uncharacterized protein LOC132049893 isoform X1; the protein is MSQYAPDVSKYWMDLPRYSQEYINGVQCFLDFAYTAGDPQGEEIQCPCAKCCNIPWYRRNIIYDHLICYGFVQGYTRWINHGEWSNFGGESVTTSYLKIDEEISKFKHQYAEDVASLRSDIQKLKEEVLELRHFMNTLVQNNCVLDIQDVAEYAGSSLPADANSAGDVRDQNLSHSPGSIHVLSHKKSGRREMSNVFSQYL
- the LOC132049893 gene encoding uncharacterized protein LOC132049893 isoform X2, with product MSQYAPDVSKYWMDLPRYSQEYINGVQCFLDFAYTAGDPQGEEIQCPCAKCCNIPWYRRNIIYDHLICYGFVQGYTRWINHGEWSNFGGESVTTSYLKIDEEISKFKHQYAEDVASLRSDIQKLKEEVLELRHFMNTLVQNNCVLDIQDVAEYAGSSLPADANSAGDVRDQNLSHSPGSIHVLSHKKM
- the LOC132049892 gene encoding uncharacterized protein LOC132049892 translates to MGGVLAYQVERRKSIHTQKKILDDLKEKNGCNFPGSDYHVQDRKNWMSALIPEKLHVNKIVWPGTHDSATDQIGIPLITRPFAQCQSLSIYQQLVNGVRVLDIRVQEDRRICHGILLCYNVDVVINDIKKFLSETHSEIIILEIRTEFGHDDPPDFDKYLEDELGEFLIHQDDNIFNKTIAELLPKRVICIWKPRKSPEPKHGSPLWSACYLKDNWIDTDLPEKKFKSNMKHLSEQPPVNSRKFFYRVENTVTPQADNPVLWVKPVANRIHPYARLFVMECISRGYGDRLQIFSSDFIDEDFVDACIGLTNARIEGKL